Proteins from one Chelonia mydas isolate rCheMyd1 chromosome 14, rCheMyd1.pri.v2, whole genome shotgun sequence genomic window:
- the LOC102941992 gene encoding major histocompatibility complex class I-related gene protein isoform X2 has product MAVPLPLPLLLLGVFAIPGGCSRPHSLRYFYTAVSEPGPGLPQFTVVGYLDDQLFFHFDSEVNQAQPRAPWIRAEGPEYWDRQTWLARGWREAFNGNVRIAMERYNQSRGLHTFQYAYGCKLPADGGFRQYGYDGRDFLSYDPRTHTWVASSKEAEITKGKMEADSHLSQQQRDYLERKCVEWLQKYLEYGKEMLQRRERPVVRVTGRDAPGGLTTLSCRAHGFYPRDIAVSWLRNEGSSEQETRRGGVLPNGDGTYHTWATVEIDPRERGLYRCRVEHESLGEPLVVVWEPPSRSALLPALIGAVAVAALLAGTVGFVLWRRRRPAGNQDSSSSLEASDKESSKGSTRGSDPGYDTGSQGSEAVMQLVGDTGAGETSHPPEAQQLLPGGVSAPLHDGDPPSRHCLSWSHSWALSPPQPLTARVTWTEPLTLSLCLSAQALGAPLGGLAGRGALSTWDLSGLQ; this is encoded by the exons ATGGCtgtgcctctccccctccccctcctcctgctggggGTCTTCGCCATCCCAGGGGGCTGTTCCC gccCGCACTCGCTGCGCTATTTCTACACGGCGGTGTCGGAGCCGGGCCCGGGGCTGCCCCAGTTCACCGTGGTCGGGTACCTGGACGACCAGCTCTTCTTCCATTTCGACAGCGAGGTGAACCAGGCCCAGCCCCGCGCCCCCTGGATCCGGGCCGAGGGGCCCGAGTACTGGGACCGGCAGACCTGGCTCGCCCGGGGCTGGCGGGAGGCCTTCAACGGCAACGTCCGCATCGCCATGGAGCGCTACAACCAGAGCCGGG GCCTGCACACCTTCCAGTACGCCTACGGCTGCAAGCTGCCGGCGGACGGGGGCTTCCGGCAGTACGGCTACGACGGGCGGGATTTCCTCTCCTACGACCCCCGCACCCACACCTGGGTGGCCTCCAGCAAGGAGGCCGAGATCACCAAGGGGAAGATGGAGGCCGACAGCCACCTGAGCCAGCAGCAGCGGGACTATCTGGAGCGGAAGTGCGTTGAGTGGCTGCAGAAATACCTGGAGTACGGGAAGGAGATGCTGCAGAGGagag AGCGCCCGGTTGTGCGAGTCACCGGCAGAGACGCCCCCGGCGGCCTCACCACCCTCTCCTGCCGGGCCCACGGCTTCTACCCCCGGGACATCGCCGTGAGCTGGCTGCGAAACGAGGGGAGCAGCGAGCAGGAGACGCGGCGAGGGGGGGTCCTGCCCAACGGGGACGGGACCTACCACACCTGGGCCACGGTGGAGATCGACCCCCGGGAGAGAGGCCTGTACCGCTGCCGTGTGGAGCACGAGAGCCTGGGCGAGCCGCTTGTCGTCgtgtggg AGCCCCCGTCCCGCTCTGCCCTGCTCCCGGCGCTGATTGGGGCCGTCGCGGTCGCTGCCCTGCTCGCTGGGACAGTCGGGTTTGTTCTCTGGAGGAGGCGGCGCCCAG ccGGCAACCAGGACTCCAGCTCCTCTCTGGAAG ccagcgaCAAAGAATCCAGCAAAGGATCTACCAGGG gCAGTGACCCCGGGTATGACACCGGCTCGCAAG GGTCGGAGGCCGTGATGCAGCTGGTGGGGGACACGGGTGCGGGAGAGACCAGCCACCCTCCAGAAGCTCAGCAGCTCCTCCCTGGGGGTGTTTCTGCCCCGCTCCATGACGGGGACCCCCCCAGCAGGCATTGTCTAAGCTGGAGTCACTCCTGGGCTCTTTCCCCGCCTCAGCCGCTGACTGCCCGTGTGACCTGGACCgaacccctcaccctttccctCTGCCTCAGCGCCCAGGCCCTGGGTGCGCCGCTCGGCGGCCTCGCGGGGCGCGGTGCGTTAAGTACCTGGGATCTGTCAGGCTTACAGTGA
- the LOC102941992 gene encoding class I histocompatibility antigen, F10 alpha chain isoform X1 — protein MAVPLPLPLLLLGVFAIPGGCSRPHSLRYFYTAVSEPGPGLPQFTVVGYLDDQLFFHFDSEVNQAQPRAPWIRAEGPEYWDRQTWLARGWREAFNGNVRIAMERYNQSRGLHTFQYAYGCKLPADGGFRQYGYDGRDFLSYDPRTHTWVASSKEAEITKGKMEADSHLSQQQRDYLERKCVEWLQKYLEYGKEMLQRRERPVVRVTGRDAPGGLTTLSCRAHGFYPRDIAVSWLRNEGSSEQETRRGGVLPNGDGTYHTWATVEIDPRERGLYRCRVEHESLGEPLVVVWEPPSRSALLPALIGAVAVAALLAGTVGFVLWRRRRPGKTGAGHTPAQAGNQDSSSSLEASDKESSKGSTRGSDPGYDTGSQGSEAVMQLVGDTGAGETSHPPEAQQLLPGGVSAPLHDGDPPSRHCLSWSHSWALSPPQPLTARVTWTEPLTLSLCLSAQALGAPLGGLAGRGALSTWDLSGLQ, from the exons ATGGCtgtgcctctccccctccccctcctcctgctggggGTCTTCGCCATCCCAGGGGGCTGTTCCC gccCGCACTCGCTGCGCTATTTCTACACGGCGGTGTCGGAGCCGGGCCCGGGGCTGCCCCAGTTCACCGTGGTCGGGTACCTGGACGACCAGCTCTTCTTCCATTTCGACAGCGAGGTGAACCAGGCCCAGCCCCGCGCCCCCTGGATCCGGGCCGAGGGGCCCGAGTACTGGGACCGGCAGACCTGGCTCGCCCGGGGCTGGCGGGAGGCCTTCAACGGCAACGTCCGCATCGCCATGGAGCGCTACAACCAGAGCCGGG GCCTGCACACCTTCCAGTACGCCTACGGCTGCAAGCTGCCGGCGGACGGGGGCTTCCGGCAGTACGGCTACGACGGGCGGGATTTCCTCTCCTACGACCCCCGCACCCACACCTGGGTGGCCTCCAGCAAGGAGGCCGAGATCACCAAGGGGAAGATGGAGGCCGACAGCCACCTGAGCCAGCAGCAGCGGGACTATCTGGAGCGGAAGTGCGTTGAGTGGCTGCAGAAATACCTGGAGTACGGGAAGGAGATGCTGCAGAGGagag AGCGCCCGGTTGTGCGAGTCACCGGCAGAGACGCCCCCGGCGGCCTCACCACCCTCTCCTGCCGGGCCCACGGCTTCTACCCCCGGGACATCGCCGTGAGCTGGCTGCGAAACGAGGGGAGCAGCGAGCAGGAGACGCGGCGAGGGGGGGTCCTGCCCAACGGGGACGGGACCTACCACACCTGGGCCACGGTGGAGATCGACCCCCGGGAGAGAGGCCTGTACCGCTGCCGTGTGGAGCACGAGAGCCTGGGCGAGCCGCTTGTCGTCgtgtggg AGCCCCCGTCCCGCTCTGCCCTGCTCCCGGCGCTGATTGGGGCCGTCGCGGTCGCTGCCCTGCTCGCTGGGACAGTCGGGTTTGTTCTCTGGAGGAGGCGGCGCCCAG GGAAAACCGGAGCCGGCCACACTCCAGCTCAGG ccGGCAACCAGGACTCCAGCTCCTCTCTGGAAG ccagcgaCAAAGAATCCAGCAAAGGATCTACCAGGG gCAGTGACCCCGGGTATGACACCGGCTCGCAAG GGTCGGAGGCCGTGATGCAGCTGGTGGGGGACACGGGTGCGGGAGAGACCAGCCACCCTCCAGAAGCTCAGCAGCTCCTCCCTGGGGGTGTTTCTGCCCCGCTCCATGACGGGGACCCCCCCAGCAGGCATTGTCTAAGCTGGAGTCACTCCTGGGCTCTTTCCCCGCCTCAGCCGCTGACTGCCCGTGTGACCTGGACCgaacccctcaccctttccctCTGCCTCAGCGCCCAGGCCCTGGGTGCGCCGCTCGGCGGCCTCGCGGGGCGCGGTGCGTTAAGTACCTGGGATCTGTCAGGCTTACAGTGA
- the LOC102941539 gene encoding zinc finger protein 239, producing MERGAELWVPGPRGAEETPRDARTAHGNEEEATQPGAVNETLPGDVSWSPEPGKASEGQEGNPAEESGGESAPRGGDTTDLSEATARPGRLYTCPECGKSFTQSSHFIRHQTVHTGERPYQCADCGKSYRQNSDLVTHRRLHTGEEPFHCAECGRRFRQSSELLVHQRGHTAEAPYPCPECGKRFRRSSHRLAHQRTHTAERPCPCPDCGKGFRTRSDVAQHRRVHTGERPHQCPECGERFSVRSTLVSHRRVHAGERPFACPECGRAFAQSSTLNRHRRVHAGERPYRCLECGKRFSRSSNLLTHQVLHTGERPYPCPRCPKRFNQRANLLTHQRVHTGERPHQCPGCGKRFSQLANLRAHLRLHAGD from the coding sequence CACATGGGAACGAGGAGGAGGCAACCCAGCCGGGGGCGGTGAACGAGACGCTGCCAGGGGACGTTTCCTGGAGTCCGGAGCCGGGGAAAGCTTccgaggggcaggaggggaaccCCGcggaggagagtgggggtgaaTCCGCTCCCCGCGGGGGCGACACAACGGACCTCAGCGAAGCCACGGCCCGGCCAGGGCGACTCTACACCTGCCcggagtgcgggaaaagcttcacgcAGAGCTCGCACTTCATCCGGCACCAGACGgtgcacaccggggagcggccctaccaGTGCGCCGACTGCGGCAAGAGCTACCGGCAGAACTCGGACCTGGTGACCCACCGCCGGCTCCACACGGGCGAAGAGCCCTTCCACTGCGCCGAGTGCGGCAGGCGCTTCCGGCAGAGCTCGGAGCTCCTCGTCCACCAGCGCGGCCACACGGCCGAGGCCCCCTACCCCTGCCCCGAGTGCGGCAAGCGCTTCCGGCGCAGCTCGCACCGCCTGGcccaccagcgcacccacacggCCGagcgcccctgcccctgccccgactgCGGCAAGGGCTTCCGCACCCGCTCGGACGTGGCGCAGCACCGGCGGGTCCACACGGGCGAGCGGCCCCACCAGTGCCCGGAGTGCGGCGAGCGCTTCAGCGTGCGGTCCACCCTCGTGAGCCACCGGCGGGTCCACGCGGGCGAGCGGCCCTTCGCCTGCCCCGAGTGCGGCCGGGCCTTCGCCCAGAGCTCCACCCTCAACCGGCACCGGCGGGTCCACGCGGGCGAGCGGCCCTACCGCTGCCTGGAGTGCGGCAAGCGCTTCAGCCGCAGCTCCAACCTGCTGACCCACCAGGTGCTGCATACGGGCGAGcgcccctacccctgcccccgctgccccaAGCGCTTCAACCAGCGGGCCAACCTGCTGACCCACCAGCGGGTCCACACGGGCGAGCGGCCCCACCAGTGCCCCGGCTGCGGCAAGCGCTTCAGCCAGCTCGCCAACCTGCGGGCCCACCTGCGGCTGCACGCCGGGGACTGA
- the LOC119567534 gene encoding zinc finger protein OZF produces MPPHPGGRSPRPPARGLGFLGQRRGCIRARPRCCARPGRGEPGGRAGLEPPLGRAAPSSAGGAAEPGPAGFLIPGPDALSRMERGAERWVPGPRGAEETPRDARTAEGLMSETEESPKQDGPEPAELYGTLPGSSQSPQRGVACEHQEAERPGEPAPYGADLTGPHRTAAQPRASLGDRLFTCPECGKGFGQSAHLLRHQTVHTGERPYKCPECGKGFSQSSDLTTHRRIHTGEEPYACAECGKRFAQSSNLIRHQRTHTAETPYRCPDCGKRFRRTSHLAMHRRVHTGERPYRCPDCGKRFSHSSHLHRHRRVHTGERPHRCPECGKGFGVKSTLVTHRRVHTAERPYACAECGRAFAQSSTLNRHRRTHAAERPYRCPECGKRFLQSSNLVTHLILHTGERPFHCPRCQKTFSQSSNLSRHQRTHAGPRACPCPECGESVQRGAGLSAHQRRHAGPETPSPPC; encoded by the exons ATGCCCCCCCATCCCGGGGGccgctctccccgcccccccgcccgggGGTTGGGCTTCCTGGGTCAGCGCCGCGGCTGCATCCGCGCCCGGCCCCGCTGCTGCGCCCGGCCcgggcggggggagcccgggggccGCGCTGGGCTGGAGCCGCCCCTGGGCCGCGCAGCGCCGAGCTCCGCCGGGGGAGCTGCTGAGCCGGGGCCGGCAG GATTTCTCATCCCTGGGCCGGACGCGCTCTCCCGGATGGAGCGAGGGGCAGAGCGGTGGGTCCCGGGTCCCCGGGGTGCTGAGGAGACCCCGAGAGACGCCCGCACAG CCGAGGGGCTGATGAGTGAGACTGAGGAGAGTCCCAAACAGGACGGTCCGGAGCCAGCAGAACTGTATGGGACGTTACCGGGAAGTTCCCAGAGTCCTCAGCGGGGAGTGGCCTGCGAGCATCAGGAGGCAGAGAGACCGGGCGAGCCCGCGCCGTACGGGGCGGATTTAACGGGCCCCCACAGGACCgcggcccagcccagagcctccctgGGAGACAGACTCTTCACCTGCCCCGAGTGCGGGAAGGGCTTCGGCCAGAGCGCGCACCTGCTCCGGCACCAGACCgtgcacaccggggagcggccctacaaGTGCCCCGAGTGCGGGAagggcttcagccagagctcgGACCTGACCACGCACCGGCGCATCCACACGGGCGAGGAGCCCTACGCCTGCGCCGAGTGCGGCAAGCGCTTTGCCCAGAGCTCCAACCTAATCCggcaccagcgcacccacacggCCGAGACCCCCTACCGCTGCCCCGACTGCGGCAAGCGCTTCCGCCGCACCTCCCACCTGGCCATGCACCGGCGCgtccacaccggggagcggccctaccgCTGCCCCGACTGCGGCAAGCGCTTCAGCCACAGCTCCCACCTGCACCGGCACCGGCGCGTCCACACGGGCGAGCGGCCCCACCGCTGCCCCGAGTGCGGGAAGGGCTTCGGCGTCAAGTCCACCCTGGTGACGCACCGGCGGGTCCACACGGCCGAGCGGCCCTACGCCTGCGCCGAGTGCGGCCGGGCCTTCGCCCAGAGCTCCACCCTCAACCGGCACCGGCGCACCCACGCGGCCGAGCGGCCCTACCGCTGCCCCGAGTGCGGCAAGCGCTTCCTCCAGAGCTCCAACCTGGTCACCCACCTGATTCTGCACACGGGCGAGcgccccttccactgcccccgcTGCCAGAAAAccttcagccagagctccaacCTCAGCCGCCACCAGAGGACCCACGCCGGGCCCcgagcctgcccctgccccgagtgcgGGGAGAGCGTCCAGCGCGGCGCCGGCCTCTCCGCCCACCAGAGACGCCACGCGGGGCCGGAGACCCCCTCGCCGCCCTGCTAG